In the Pedobacter cryoconitis genome, ATTTCTATCGTACTGATTCGCTGTCAATACATTTTCAACCAATTGCTTTTTGGGCGTTGGAGAGCCGTTGATCGTTTTAAAATAAGCGGAAAGACCCAATTCATCATTGATTATTTTTAGTTCTTTCCCATCAGATCCGGAAACAATATGCATCTGGAATTTTTGCCAGTTTGCTTTGATAAATTCAACGCTGTCCGCAATCAACAGTTTCTCATCGAGCAACAGGGAAAGCATAATTTCAGAAAACCGGGCTGCCAGCTCCAAAACCTGTGCTTCGGTGATCGTTTCTTTTCTGATCTGCTCAAAGAAATATCTGAATTTCACATACCTGGAAAGCCCCCCATTCAGTTCATGATAAGCTATCAGTTCGTCCACTTGTTCTTTAGGGTATTGTGCTAATACCAGTTCAAACCCTTTTGATCTTATGGGCATGGAGTCCATAATGACCCCATCGAAATCCCATAATATTACTTTATACTTTGATAGCATCTTCTTTCAGTTTGGCTAATACTTCTGTTAGGTCTTCCGGGTTGTCTACTGCAATAGATTCACTGGACAACTCAATCATTCTCACTTCGTAATTCAGTTCCAGAAACCTCAAAATCTCGATATCCTCTTCTGCTTCCAGCACCGTCTTATTTTTAGTTTCAGCAAAAGCTTTTAAAGCCAGGAAAGGAAATGCGTACACGCAAACCTGTCTCCATGCTTTCACAAAATCCAGACTTTTATTGCCGGGAATAGGGCTTCTTGACATATATAAGAGCCTGCCATCTGGC is a window encoding:
- a CDS encoding HAD family hydrolase gives rise to the protein MLSKYKVILWDFDGVIMDSMPIRSKGFELVLAQYPKEQVDELIAYHELNGGLSRYVKFRYFFEQIRKETITEAQVLELAARFSEIMLSLLLDEKLLIADSVEFIKANWQKFQMHIVSGSDGKELKIINDELGLSAYFKTINGSPTPKKQLVENVLTANQYDRNEVILIGDSINDYDAAIVNNISFTGYNNPELKQLSENYITQFKLIVPQ